One window of Limnochordia bacterium genomic DNA carries:
- a CDS encoding GTP-binding protein, with protein sequence MAKQKFERTKPHVNIGTIGHVDHGKTTLTAAITTVLAHVAGGA encoded by the coding sequence TTGGCGAAGCAGAAATTTGAAAGAACTAAACCACACGTAAACATTGGAACCATCGGTCACGTAGACCATGGTAAGACTACCTTGACCGCAGCGATAACAACAGTTCTTGCGCATGTGGCTGGAGGCGCG